A genomic window from Gossypium hirsutum isolate 1008001.06 chromosome D12, Gossypium_hirsutum_v2.1, whole genome shotgun sequence includes:
- the LOC121224453 gene encoding transcription factor MYB54 isoform X2, whose translation MRSTCCLVSPPSTIFILLSALLFPIFLGVEFFIELKDKQMCSRGHWRPAEDEKLRESVERYGPHNWNAIAQKLQGRSGKSCRLRWFNQLDPRINRSPFTEEEEERLLSAHRIHGNRWAVIARLFPGRTDNAVKNHWHVIMARRCRQRSSLYAKTSHTNPSKPLHHSQMGAGHGFLPLLHKYKQGFPHNTWSPLNPNHCVTTTQDKKEAIEFYDFLQVNTDSNNKSEVTENSRRDDEEVNQQEAMPLTEHHTKARPSFFNFL comes from the exons atgaGATCTACTTGTTGTCTTGTTAGCCCACCCTCTACCATCTTTATTCTCCTATCTGCCCTTTTATTTCCCATCTTTTTGGGTGTTGAGTTTTTCATTGAGTTAAAAGATAAACAGATGTGTAGCCGAGGTCATTGGAGGCCTGCCGAAGATGAAAAGCTCCGAGAATCGGTGGAACGTTACGGCCCTCATAATTGGAATGCTATAGCTCAAAAGCTTCAAGGCAGATCAG GGAAAAGCTGTAGGCTGAGATGGTTTAACCAGTTAGATCCGAGGATTAACCGGAGCCCTTTCACGGAAGAGGAAGAAGAACGGTTGTTGAGTGCTCATAGGATCCATGGGAATAGGTGGGCTGTTATCGCTAGGCTTTTTCCCGGTCGTACTGATAACGCTGTTAAGAACCATTGGCATGTCATCATGGCACGTAGATGCCGACAACGGTCGAGTCTCTATGCCAAAACGTCACACACCAATCCCTCTAAACCTCTTCATCACTCACAGATGGGTGCTGGTCATGGTTTTCTCCCACTTTTACATAAATACAAGCAAGGGTTCCCTCACAACACTTGGTCTCCTTTGAACCCAAACCACTGTGTTACAACCACCCAAG ATAAAAAGGAGGCAATTGAATTCTATGATTTCCTTCAAGTAAATACAGATTCCAATAATAAAAGTGAAGTAACAGAGAACAGTAGGAGAGACGATGAAGAGGTAAATCAACAAGAAGCAATGCCATTAACGGAACACCACACAAAGGCTAGGCCTTCCTTCTTCAATTTCTTATAG
- the LOC121224453 gene encoding transcription factor MYB54 isoform X1: protein MRSTCCLVSPPSTIFILLSALLFPIFLGVEFFIELKDKQMCSRGHWRPAEDEKLRESVERYGPHNWNAIAQKLQGRSAGKSCRLRWFNQLDPRINRSPFTEEEEERLLSAHRIHGNRWAVIARLFPGRTDNAVKNHWHVIMARRCRQRSSLYAKTSHTNPSKPLHHSQMGAGHGFLPLLHKYKQGFPHNTWSPLNPNHCVTTTQDKKEAIEFYDFLQVNTDSNNKSEVTENSRRDDEEVNQQEAMPLTEHHTKARPSFFNFL from the exons atgaGATCTACTTGTTGTCTTGTTAGCCCACCCTCTACCATCTTTATTCTCCTATCTGCCCTTTTATTTCCCATCTTTTTGGGTGTTGAGTTTTTCATTGAGTTAAAAGATAAACAGATGTGTAGCCGAGGTCATTGGAGGCCTGCCGAAGATGAAAAGCTCCGAGAATCGGTGGAACGTTACGGCCCTCATAATTGGAATGCTATAGCTCAAAAGCTTCAAGGCAGATCAG CAGGGAAAAGCTGTAGGCTGAGATGGTTTAACCAGTTAGATCCGAGGATTAACCGGAGCCCTTTCACGGAAGAGGAAGAAGAACGGTTGTTGAGTGCTCATAGGATCCATGGGAATAGGTGGGCTGTTATCGCTAGGCTTTTTCCCGGTCGTACTGATAACGCTGTTAAGAACCATTGGCATGTCATCATGGCACGTAGATGCCGACAACGGTCGAGTCTCTATGCCAAAACGTCACACACCAATCCCTCTAAACCTCTTCATCACTCACAGATGGGTGCTGGTCATGGTTTTCTCCCACTTTTACATAAATACAAGCAAGGGTTCCCTCACAACACTTGGTCTCCTTTGAACCCAAACCACTGTGTTACAACCACCCAAG ATAAAAAGGAGGCAATTGAATTCTATGATTTCCTTCAAGTAAATACAGATTCCAATAATAAAAGTGAAGTAACAGAGAACAGTAGGAGAGACGATGAAGAGGTAAATCAACAAGAAGCAATGCCATTAACGGAACACCACACAAAGGCTAGGCCTTCCTTCTTCAATTTCTTATAG
- the LOC121224454 gene encoding glutamate decarboxylase, giving the protein MVLTTTTPAPEQYVESSTFASRYVRQPLPRFQMPKNSMPKEAAYQVITDELMLDGNPRLNLASFVTTWMEPECDKLMMASINKNYVDMDEYPVTTELQNRCVNMIANLFNAPIGSGEAAVGVGTVGSSEAIMLAGLAFKRKWQQKMKSQGKPYDKPNIVTGANVQVCWEKFARYFEVELKEVKLKEGYYVMDPVKAVEMVDENTICVAAILGSTLTGEFENVKLLNELLTKKNTETGWDTPIHVDAASGGFIAPFVYPQLEWDFRLPLVKSINVSGHKYGLVYAGIGWVVWRSKEDLPDDLVFHINYLGSDQPTFTLNFSKGSSQILAQYYQLIRLGFEGYKSIMENCIGNALILKEGIEKTGRFEVVSKDVGVPLVAFALKDSTKYTVFHISDALRKFGWIVPAYTMPADAEHIAVLRVVVREDFSCSLAERLISHIQEVLKELDSLPSQIVKDSHVVAVAKEVVEENKDGEAAKMGDRKIQEKVTKQWRHYVKTKKTGVC; this is encoded by the exons ATGGTGCTCACAACCACGACCCCGGCGCCGGAGCAGTATGTTGAATCCAGTACCTTTGCTTCCAGATATGTCCGCCAACCTCTTCCCAG GTTCCAGATGCCAAAAAATTCAATGCCCAAGGAAGCAGCCTATCAAGTAATAACTGATGAACTGATGCTTGATGGAAATCCCAGGTTGAACTTAGCATCATTTGTGACCACATGGATGGAACCCGAGTGCGATAAACTCATGATGGCTTCAATAAACAAGAACTACGTCGACATGGACGAATACCCTGTCACCACTGAGCTTCAG AATCGATGTGTAAACATGATAGCAAACTTATTTAATGCTCCTATCGGGAGCGGTGAAGCCGCGGTTGGTGTCGGGACGGTTGGTTCCTCTGAGGCAATAATGCTGGCAGGATTAGCCTTTAAAAGGAAGTGGCAACAAAAGATGAAATCACAGGGAAAACCGTATGATAAGCCTAACATAGTCACCGGAGCGAATGTGCAG GTTTGTTGGGAGAAGTTTGCAAGGTATTTCGAGGTTGAATTGAAGGAAGTGAAGTTGAAAGAGGGATACTATGTGATGGACCCTGTGAAAGCGGTTGAAATGGTCGACGAGAATACCATATGTGTTGCAGCCATTCTCGGATCCACCCTAACCGGGGAGTTTGAGAATGTGAAGCTCCTTAATGAACTTCTCACCAAGAAGAATACGGAAACCGGTTGGGATACCCCAATACATGTGGATGCTGCTAGTGGAGGGTTCATTGCTCCCTTTGTTTACCCGCAACTCGAATGGGATTTCCGCCTGCCGTTAGTAAAAAGCATCAATGTCAGTGGGCACAAGTATGGCCTTGTATATGCTGGTATCGGTTGGGTCGTGTGGAGAAGCAAGGAGGATTTGCCAGATGATCTTGTGTTTCACATCAACTACCTTGGATCTGATCAGCCCACATTCACCTTAAACTTCTCTAAAG GCTCTAGTCAAATCTTAGCTCAATATTATCAGCTTATTCGGCTCGGTTTTGAG GGATACAAGAGTATCATGGAAAACTGCATTGGGAATGCATTAATCCTGAAGGAAGGGATAGAAAAAACGGGACGATTCGAAGTCGTCTCCAAAGACGTGGGCGTTCCCCTCGTTGCTTTTGCTCTAAAAGACAGCACTAAATACACGGTGTTTCACATATCCGATGCCTTGAGGAAGTTCGGGTGGATCGTCCCTGCATACACGATGCCTGCAGATGCCGAACACATCGCAGTCCTGCGCGTGGTTGTTAGGGAAGACTTCAGTTGTAGCTTGGCCGAGAGGCTTATCTCGCACATTCAAGAGGTGTTAAAGGAACTCGACTCACTTCCGAGTCAAATTGTGAAAGATTCTCACGTTGTTGCCGTTGCAAAAGAAGTGGTAGAGGAGAACAAAGATGGGGAGGCAGCTAAAATGGGTGACAGAAAGATTCAAGAAAAGGTTACTAAGCAATGGAGGCATTATGTGAAAACTAAGAAGACGGGTGTGTGTTAA
- the LOC107904747 gene encoding homeobox-leucine zipper protein HDG11-like isoform X1 translates to MDCGSGGVGASGSGGDHDSSDLSRRKKPYHRHTAHQIQRLESMFKECPHPDEKQRLHLSRELGLAPRQIKFWFQNRRTQMKAQHERADNSALRAENDKIRCENIAIREALKNVICPSCGGPPVTEDSYFDDQKMRMENAQLKEELDRVSSIAAKYIGRPISQLPPVQPVHISSLDIRMASFDGYGVGAGPSLDLDLLPGSSSSMPNLPFQPVVISDMDKSLMSDIAANAMEELLRLLQTNEPLWIKSTNDGKDVLNLESYERIFPKPNNTHFKSPNIRVEASRDSGVVIMNGLALVDMFMDSNKWVELFPTIVSIAKTIEVISPGMLGTHSGSLQLMYEELQVLSPLVPTREFYTLRYCQQIEQGLWAIVNVSYDLPQFASQCRSHRLPSGCLIQDMPNGYSKVTWLERVEIEDKTPIHRLYRDLVHSGSAFGAERWLTTLQRMCEWFACLRVSSTSTRDLGGVIPSPEGRRSMMKLAQRMVNNFCTSVGTSNSHRSTTLSGSNEVGVRVTVHKSSDPGQPNGIVLSAATTFWLPVSPQNVFNFFKDERTRPQWDVLSSGNAVQEVAHIANGSHPGNCISVLRAFNTSHNNMLILQESCIDSSGSLVVYCPVDLPAINVAMSGEDPSYIPLLPSGFTITPDGHLEQGDGASTSSSTGHGRSSGGSLITVAFQILVSSLPSAKLNLDSVTTVNNLIGTTVQQIKAALNGPSS, encoded by the exons ATGGATTGCGGAAGCGGCGGCGTAGGAGCTAGTGGTTCCGGCGGAGACCATGATTCCTCCGACCTTTCACGACGGAAAAAGCCTTACCATCGTCACACTGCTCACCAGATTCAGAGGCTTGAATC GATGTTCAAGGAATGTCCACACCCAGACGAGAAACAAAGGTTACATCTAAGTAGGGAATTGGGATTAGCACCAAGACAGATCAAGTTTTGGTTTCAAAATAGGAGGACACAAATGAAG GCACAACATGAAAGAGCCGATAACTCTGCACTTCGTGCTGAGAACGATAAGATCCGATGTGAAAACATAGCCATAAGAGAAGCACTTAAGAATGTGATTTGTCCTTCTTGTGGTGGTCCTCCTGTTACTGAAGATTCTTATTTTGATGACCAGAAAATGAGAATGGAGAATGCTCAATTAAAGGAAGAG CTTGATAGAGTATCCAGCATTGCAGCCAAGTACATAGGGAGACCAATATCCCAACTCCCACCGGTACAACCTGTTCATATCTCTTCATTAGATATCAGGATGGCGAGTTTTGACGGCTATGGTGTCGGCGCTGGTCCTTCACTCGATCTCGATCTCCTCCCTGGAAGTTCGTCATCAATGCCGAATTTACCGTTCCAACCGGTCGTTATTTCAGACATGGACAAGTCCCTCATGTCTGATATAGCCGCAAATGCAATGGAAGAACTGCTTAGGCTATTACAAACCAATGAACCATTGTGGATTAAATCCACTAATGATGGCAAAGATGTTCTTAATCTCGAAAGTTATGAAAGAATCTTCCCTAAGCCTAATAATACTCATTTTAAATCTCCTAATATTAGGGTCGAAGCTTCTCGAGATTCCGGTGTTGTTATTATGAATGGCTTAGCTTTGGTCGACATGTTCATGGATTCC AACAAATGGGTGGAGCTATTTCCCACCATTGTGTCAATTGCCAAAACAATCGAAGTGATTTCACCTGGGATGTTGGGTACACATAGTGGTTCTTTGCAATTG ATGTATGAAGAACTACAGGTCTTGTCTCCATTAGTACCAACACGAGAATTTTATACACTCCGATATTGTCAACAAATTGAACAAGGGTTATGGGCTATTGTCAATGTTTCATATGATTTGCCACAATTTGCTTCTCAATGTCGATCTCATAGACTCCCTTCTGGTTGTTTGATTCAAGACATGCCTAATGGTTACTCCAAGGTTACTTGGTTAGAACGTGTGGAGATTGAAGACAAAACCCCGATTCATCGATTGTATCGAGACCTTGTTCATAGTGGTTCAGCATTTGGAGCCGAACGGTGGCTCACGACCCTTCAAAGGATGTGCGAATGGTTTGCTTGCTTAAGGGTATCGAGCACTTCGACTCGGGATCTCGGTGgag TGATTCCATCTCCCGAGGGCAGGAGAAGCATGATGAAGCTAGCTCAAAGGATGGTAAACAATTTCTGCACGAGCGTCGGCACGTCGAATAGTCATCGGTCGACAACACTTTCCGGTTCGAATGAAGTTGGTGTTCGGGTCACCGTTCATAAGAGTTCTGATCCCGGACAACCCAACGGTATAGTTCTTAGTGCAGCTACTACATTTTGGCTCCCTGTTAGTCCACAAAATGTCTTCAATTTCTTCAAAGATGAAAGAACTAGACCACAG TGGGATGTTCTATCCAGCGGCAACGCAGTCCAAGAAGTTGCTCATATCGCAAACGGATCACATCCCGGCAACTGTATATCCGTTTTACGA gCCTTTAATACAAGTCACAACAACATGTTAATACTACAAGAGAGTTGCATAGACAGTTCTGGTTCACTGGTGGTATACTGTCCAGTTGATTTACCAGCTATTAATGTAGCAATGAGCGGCGAAGATCCTTCTTACATTCCGTTACTTCCGTCAGGTTTTACGATAACACCCGACGGTCATCTCGAGCAAGGTGACGGAGCATCGACGAGTTCTAGTACCGGGCACGGAAGATCGTCCGGTGGTTCATTGATTACGGTAGCGTTTCAAATACTAGTGAGCAGCTTGCCATCGGCAAAATTAAACTTGGATTCGGTCACAACTGTTAATAACCTTATTGGTACTACTGTACAACAGATTAAGGCTGCTTTGAATGGTCCTAGTTCTTGA
- the LOC107904747 gene encoding homeobox-leucine zipper protein HDG11-like (The RefSeq protein has 1 substitution compared to this genomic sequence), producing MDCGSGGVGASGSGGDHDSSDLSRRKKPYHRHTAHQIQRLESMFKECPHPDEKQRLHLSRELGLAPRQIKFWFQNRRTQMKAQHERADNSALRAENDKIRCENIAIREALKNVICPSCGGPPVTEDSYFDDQKMRMENAQLKEELDRVSSIAAKYIGRPISQLPPVQPVHISSLDIRMASFDGYGVGAGPSLDLDLLPGSSSSMPNLPFQPVVISDMDKSLMSDIAANAMEELLRLLQTNEPLWIKSTNDGKDVLNLESYERIFPKPNNTHFKSPNIRVEASRDSGVVIMNGLALVDMFMDSNKWVELFPTIVSIAKTIEVISPGMLGTHSGSLQLMYEELQVLSPLVPTREFYTLRYCQQIEQGLWAIVNVSYDLPQFASQCRSHRLPSGCLIQDMPNGYSKVTWLERVEIEDKTPIHRLYRDLVHSGSAFGAERWLTTLQRMCEWFACLRVSSTSTRDLGGVIPSPEGRRSMMKLAQRMVNNFCTSVGTSNSHRSTTLSGSNEVGVRVTVHKSSDPGQPNGIVLSAATTFWLPVSPQNVFNFFKDERTRPQWDVLSSGNAVQEVAHIANGSHPGNCISVLRAFNTSHNNMLILQESCIDSSGSLVVYCPVDLPAINVAMSGEDPSYIPLLPSGFTITPDGHLEQGDGASTSSSTGHGRSSGGSLITVAFQILVSSLPSAKLNLDSVTTVNNLIGTTVQQIKAALNCPSS from the exons ATGGATTGCGGAAGCGGCGGCGTAGGAGCTAGTGGTTCCGGCGGAGACCATGATTCCTCCGACCTTTCACGACGGAAAAAGCCTTACCATCGTCACACTGCTCACCAGATTCAGAGGCTTGAATC GATGTTCAAGGAATGTCCACACCCAGACGAGAAACAAAGGTTACATCTAAGTAGGGAATTGGGATTAGCACCAAGACAGATCAAGTTTTGGTTTCAAAATAGGAGGACACAAATGAAG GCACAACATGAAAGAGCCGATAACTCTGCACTTCGTGCTGAGAACGATAAGATCCGATGTGAAAACATAGCCATAAGAGAAGCACTTAAGAATGTGATTTGTCCTTCTTGTGGTGGTCCTCCTGTTACTGAAGATTCTTATTTTGATGACCAGAAAATGAGAATGGAGAATGCTCAATTAAAGGAAGAG CTTGATAGAGTATCCAGCATTGCAGCCAAGTACATAGGGAGACCAATATCCCAACTCCCACCGGTACAACCTGTTCATATCTCTTCATTAGATATCAGGATGGCGAGTTTTGACGGCTATGGTGTCGGCGCTGGTCCTTCACTCGATCTCGATCTCCTCCCTGGAAGTTCGTCATCAATGCCGAATTTACCGTTCCAACCGGTCGTTATTTCAGACATGGACAAGTCCCTCATGTCTGATATAGCCGCAAATGCAATGGAAGAACTGCTTAGGCTATTACAAACCAATGAACCATTGTGGATTAAATCCACTAATGATGGCAAAGATGTTCTTAATCTCGAAAGTTATGAAAGAATCTTCCCTAAGCCTAATAATACTCATTTTAAATCTCCTAATATTAGGGTCGAAGCTTCTCGAGATTCCGGTGTTGTTATTATGAATGGCTTAGCTTTGGTCGACATGTTCATGGATTCC AACAAATGGGTGGAGCTATTTCCCACCATTGTGTCAATTGCCAAAACAATCGAAGTGATTTCACCTGGGATGTTGGGTACACATAGTGGTTCTTTGCAATTG ATGTATGAAGAACTACAGGTCTTGTCTCCATTAGTACCAACACGAGAATTTTATACACTCCGATATTGTCAACAAATTGAACAAGGGTTATGGGCTATTGTCAATGTTTCATATGATTTGCCACAATTTGCTTCTCAATGTCGATCTCATAGACTCCCTTCTGGTTGTTTGATTCAAGACATGCCTAATGGTTACTCCAAGGTTACTTGGTTAGAACGTGTGGAGATTGAAGACAAAACCCCGATTCATCGATTGTATCGAGACCTTGTTCATAGTGGTTCAGCATTTGGAGCCGAACGGTGGCTCACGACCCTTCAAAGGATGTGCGAATGGTTTGCTTGCTTAAGGGTATCGAGCACTTCGACTCGGGATCTCGGTGgag TGATTCCATCTCCCGAGGGCAGGAGAAGCATGATGAAGCTAGCTCAAAGGATGGTAAACAATTTCTGCACGAGCGTCGGCACGTCGAATAGTCATCGGTCGACAACACTTTCCGGTTCGAATGAAGTTGGTGTTCGGGTCACCGTTCATAAGAGTTCTGATCCCGGACAACCCAACGGTATAGTTCTTAGTGCAGCTACTACATTTTGGCTCCCTGTTAGTCCACAAAATGTCTTCAATTTCTTCAAAGATGAAAGAACTAGACCACAG TGGGATGTTCTATCCAGCGGCAACGCAGTCCAAGAAGTTGCTCATATCGCAAACGGATCACATCCCGGCAACTGTATATCCGTTTTACGA gCCTTTAATACAAGTCACAACAACATGTTAATACTACAAGAGAGTTGCATAGACAGTTCTGGTTCACTGGTGGTATACTGTCCAGTTGATTTACCAGCTATTAATGTAGCAATGAGCGGCGAAGATCCTTCTTACATTCCGTTACTTCCGTCAGGTTTTACGATAACACCCGACGGTCATCTCGAGCAAGGTGACGGAGCATCGACGAGTTCTAGTACCGGGCACGGAAGATCGTCCGGTGGTTCATTGATTACGGTAGCGTTTCAAATACTAGTGAGCAGCTTGCCATCGGCAAAATTAAACTTGGATTCGGTCACAACTGTTAATAACCTTATTGGTACTACTGTACAACAGATTAAGGCTGCTTTGAATGGTCCTAGTTCTTGA